Genomic window (Dyadobacter fanqingshengii):
GATCAATGTTCCGTCGGCAATTTTTCCATAACCGTCTGCCACGTAGACGTCGCCGTCTTTAAGCACGTCGATGGGCCATGAATTGGTGCCGCCCGTTTGTACACGGCCCTCTTTTTTGCCGGTCTCTTTTACCAAAGCCTCCAAATCCGGGCGGGAGGGAACATATTGCGCTGTTACTACGCGCCCTGTCATGGCGCTGTCGGGGTAAATCAGCTGCCATTCACCCTCAAATTGGTTATGATAGCCTTTGTTTCTCAAAACACCCCAGGCTTCTTCCATGGAAATGTTCTTCAATCTCGCCAGGATCGCATCTGACACTTTGGGGCGGCCGTCCGCAGAGCGTTCACCTTTCCACGCCGACGTGTAAGCTTTGATCTGATCTGGCGTGGGTGAGATGGACTGCGCTTGCGTGGCCAGGGCCAGGAGAAGGAGCGATCCTGTAAACAGATTTTTTTTAAGCATAAGTATAAGGGTTGGTTGTAACTAAAAATATTATCATTGGTTTTATTTATCCCAAAAAACAGGCGTTCCCAGTTCATCAGGGCCCATTCGGGCAACAGCAGCATTATAATTGACCTCATTAACCGACCTTTCGCGAACCGGATACACTAGTCTGCGGATGAATGTTTTAACGGAAGGATCTTTACCCGGATAGTTATTGACCGGCAATGTTGGAAAGCCGCTTCTCCGGAAATTGGCCCATGCTTCGGACCCATTGAGGAATGACGAGATCCAGTATTGGGTGTTGATCTGTTCCAAAGCTTTTGCCGCCATAAATGGTTGCGCAGCAATGTAAGCATCCTGGTTCGCTGCGCTTATGCTGGCCGCAACGTCATAACTCGCCAGTTGTGCCATGTGCGCTTTTACGCCCGCCTCGTAAAGCTCTTTCACATTGCCTGTTGCCCATCCGCGCTGAACGGCTTCGGCTTGCAAAAGCAATGTTTGTGAGTAAGTAATAAAGAACTCGGGTGCATCAATTTTGCCCAGGGTTTTGCGGTTAATTTGTGAATACTTAAACGCAGAGCCTATTTTGCCAGGGAAGCCAGGTGCATTGGCAATGGTGGATTCATTGTAACCATAAGGCATTCCGTCCTGGTTGGCAGGCGCTGTATCTTCTGCTCCGGCTGTTGCAATCGGATTGCCCGGTGTTTCGTATTTGACAGAAATCACGCGCAACCGGGGATCGTTTGTTGCTTTAAGCGCATCCACAAATGCTTTGCCCAGATAAACGTTTCCGCGTTCAGTTCCCTGGAAGTAATTCGCCAGCGGATGATTGAATGTGCTGTTAAAGGCAATGAAAGCATTATCCGCATTGGAGCCGATCAAACCGCCATTGGCCGGATCCACAGCTTTGGCAACGATACTTTTTGCCCGGGCCACATCCAGTTTAGAAAAACGCATTCCTGCACGCAGCAGCAGTGAATTACCAAGCTTTTTCCACTGCGCAATGTTTCCTTTATAAAAAAGATCCCCGGATTCCAGCGCTTTTGTTGCGTCCAGACCTTTTGTTCCTTCTTCGAGCTCTTTTAAAATGTCATCGTAAATCAGCTTCTGGTCGTCATATTTAGGCAGATTGATGCCTTCCAGAAAGCCTTTGCCTGCCTCAAAATAGGGCACATCACCATATGTGTCTACCAATACCATGAACACGTAAGCCTTCCAGATCCGCGACATGTTATACAAATTGCTTCGTCCCGGATTATCCTTTGTTTGTGCAATAACCGTCGTCAGCAAGTTCACAGGGCCATTTTGCAAGTATAGTGAGTTGAAATTGGCGTTGGAATTAGGATCGGAAACCGCATTGTGATTGCCGCCTTCGAGCACTCCCGTGTAAGGCGTGTTGATTTGCTGCACGATCTGCAACTGATAATTCTGCGTCGCAATGGCCGAGCCGAATTGCGCAT
Coding sequences:
- a CDS encoding SusD/RagB family nutrient-binding outer membrane lipoprotein, whose product is MKKILTYLTVIALLASSCDKGFEDVNKNPVQATSVDPAYLFSNAQFGSAIATQNYQLQIVQQINTPYTGVLEGGNHNAVSDPNSNANFNSLYLQNGPVNLLTTVIAQTKDNPGRSNLYNMSRIWKAYVFMVLVDTYGDVPYFEAGKGFLEGINLPKYDDQKLIYDDILKELEEGTKGLDATKALESGDLFYKGNIAQWKKLGNSLLLRAGMRFSKLDVARAKSIVAKAVDPANGGLIGSNADNAFIAFNSTFNHPLANYFQGTERGNVYLGKAFVDALKATNDPRLRVISVKYETPGNPIATAGAEDTAPANQDGMPYGYNESTIANAPGFPGKIGSAFKYSQINRKTLGKIDAPEFFITYSQTLLLQAEAVQRGWATGNVKELYEAGVKAHMAQLASYDVAASISAANQDAYIAAQPFMAAKALEQINTQYWISSFLNGSEAWANFRRSGFPTLPVNNYPGKDPSVKTFIRRLVYPVRERSVNEVNYNAAVARMGPDELGTPVFWDK